DNA from Hyphomicrobiales bacterium:
CTGATGCTTGATCGCGATGAAGCTATCGGGAACATCGAAGGCGGATACGCTGCCGTACTCAATGCCTTCCACCGCCTGCACGACGCTGCGTCGAAATCGGACACCTCTCCAAATTTCGATTGGTACGGGAACGCGGCAACCGCAGCGATGTTAGTCCTGCGCAACGCAAGACATCACAATCACTGCTATGGCATCAGAACGCTTTACAACATTCAGGCGAACCTAGGACGACCGGGTGCATTGGAGAGCTATGTCCTTGTAGACTTCGAGCCGGCAGAAGAGGGTGCAAGCACGTTTGATCTGTATTTGTCTGCTCAGGACCTACAGAACCTTTTGGCTCTTCCCCAGCAAACCACACGTATCCGGCCTAGGGTAAGGGTCAGCATAGAGGGCTTATTGGGCTTGGAACGTTTCCAAACCTATACTGAAGACTACGGATTGAGCGCGGACAAGGCGTTCTTCAACGCGGTGCCGTTGATTGTAGCAGCGGCCTCTGTTGTATCGAAGTCTTTGCATCAGCTCATCAGACCGCGTTCGCTTGAAGGCGAGACTTACCTCTCCCTTTTTTCGACTATGCCAGACCAAGTGGTGCTCATTCACGACGTCAATTGCGGCCCATTTGCCCTGCCTTAGTTGCACTTGCTGGCTCAGCGGCTTCGTTCGAAGCGCGCTTTTGCTTTGCCTTTGGCCCATGTCTTGGCGCGTCCTTCGTTGAGGCGGTGGCGAGCATTTTCGAGACGCGAAGCAGTTTGAGAGATATCGCGCTCAAGCGATCTGTTCACCGCCTGCTTTGATTGAATTTCTAGGTCACCTCCGGGCGTCAGATGGCGCTCAACGGTTGGCTTGGGACGCGCTGCTTTGAGCGCGTCCAACCTTGCTTGTGTTGCTATCGGAGTTGAAGCGTGACCGAAGCTCTTTGAAGCTTTTTTGTCGGTCATCGCTCGATCTCGAGCTCCTGCTGATTGCTGTTTTCGGCCTTGCCCTGCTTGGCAGTCTGTAAGCGTTCTTTTGCAGTCCGCAGCGTGACCCTTCCGTCAACGGGCATGGCATCAAGAAAGATGTTGAAGCCTTCGCCATCCTTGTGCGGAAAGGCAGAACCGACACGGTTGAAATATGCCTTGTCTTCGCCGTTTTGGCGCACGTGATACGCGATATGGCTAGGACGGGCTGTCTCTTTCTCGGTTCTTGATGCCTTTCCAGATTGCGCCTGATCTTGGTTGGTGGCGTTATCGTCCATGTTGGTCTCCGTCATCTAGAGTTTGGGTTTGTAACCCTTCACGTATGACCAAGTGCCGTCGGCATGTTGGGGGAAATCGCGGAGAATTCGGGGCGCATCTTCAGTAACAATTGATACCCACCGCGCACCGAACCGTCCTTGCACACGCACTTTGTCCGCAGGCGGGTGATACGGATTGTTGAGATAACGCCCGGCCATTTCCCGGCGTGTGAAGTACGGGTATTTTTGTGCCAAGATGGGCATTAGGTTTTTGCCGGAGACGAACAGCACTTGGTGATCTTCAGGGAGCCGTAACACCTCATCGGCACTTATCAGTCTTCGCGATTGCTTGCTGCGATGATTAGCGGCCCTCTCGGCATGGGTGATGTGGTGGGCCAGTTCGAACAGATCAGAGCCACCCAAAAGCACGGATTGCAATTGATCACGCTTAACTCTTTGGGCCTGTTGCTGTGCTAGCTGATCATCGAAGGTCAGTGTTTCGTTTCCGACCATGTTTGATATTGGTAGGGCAGTTTCGTAATCACGCGCTCCGAAGAATTGGCGCATTTGGGCGGAACCCAGAAAACCTGGCAAAGCAGCTTGACCAAAGTTGCGGATAATTTGCCCGATGTCTTGGAATATCGCCCATGCGCGCACGCCAGCGCCACGCCCATAGGTAAACGCCTTCAGCAAAGCTTCAAAGCGACCTAGCTGGGCTGCCTCGTCGCAGATCAGCGTCAATCGCGGCGCAGATGGCGCGCGTGATTTAGTTTGCATCGCTACAGTGAAAATCAAGCGAATAGCTGGTGACCACAGGGATAGAAATTCGGCCGGGCAATTGACGAATAGCTTGATCCCGTGGAGCGGGGATGTCTCGGCAAAGCGACGTAGGTCGATATCCGAGCGAGACAAAGCGTCAGCCAGCTTTGGATCATCCAGAAAGCTCAGATGCGTATAAATCTCTCCCATGATCGAGCCGAACTCCTTCGGCGCATCTTGCTGCTTAGCCAGCATTTCACCAGCCACCCGGCGCACTTCCATGAACTGAGAGGCAAGCATGGTTTCAAGGATTGCGGCCCACGCCTGTCCATCGCTCTCAATGACATTGATAATGCGGTAAAGCGCAGGCAACGACATTGCCCCATGATGCTCAATGCCATGCTTCAAGATGGCTGCCAGCCAAACCCGGGCCGCAATCTCAAAATACTGCCCGTTCGATGAACCAGACAGCGGAATCAGGCTTTCCGCGACCGCTTTGCAATCCGAGTGGAAGTACGGCAATGATGGATCAAGAACATCAAGCGGGTTGCAGGCGTGACAGGGAAGACTTGCAATCCCCATTGGGTTGAAGCTGTAGGCATAGTCTCCGTTAGGGCCGTGAATGCCCCGCGAGACGGCATTAGCTTCTCCCCGAGGATCAAGAACGATCATGTTCTCCCCGGGAGAATTGCAAACGACATAGCCAAGCAAGTCACGGAACTTTCCAGACCCGGCTCCACCGATGGTAATCATCGGTGCATCCCCATCTAAGAATATTGGGTGGCCATCAAAGTAGCCAATCGGCAGCCCCTTGCGCTCGAACAAACGCGCACGGCGTATCTGGTGCCGGTTGGCCCAACGGCTTGAGCCGAAACGATGTTCTTCATTGAAGGCTCCCATTGTCCGCTCCGAACTCTAGTCAACAAAACGCATAAAAAGCTTGAGCCCCAAGCCGATCAGCACGAGCGAAAGACTTGCAAGAGAGGCGAAAAAGACAAGCCCGGCTACTATTAGAAGCCAAGCAATCTCAACGGCTGCTAGCAGGTCGCGCGAGTAGTGGTTCACCGTGAATTGACCGACAAACAAGTGGGACCAGTTCGTTAGTATCGGTGTCGCGAAAAACGTGATGACAAGCGCGGAAACGCTAGAGAATCCTTCAACCGCTCGAACGAACAGGGAGCGCAAGCGGTCTTTGTTTTTGCTGTCGAGAAACATTGAGAACCTCTCATGGACATGGCCAAATGGTCGATGGTCGTAGTCCAACCTTGAGAGGTGAAGCGGTCCTGCTTGGGAGAAAACGAGGGGAAACGATCGCGGTATTCATGCGCAAATTTCCGCCAAACCAATGCAGAAAAGCCCACTGTGCAGCGGGCTTTTCGTCTTCGATTTTATGGCAAGTCCTACGCGCTACGTACTGCGTGCGAGATGAATGTCACGGGCAAAGTACATCGCCATCACCCGGTTTACGCATTTTTCCTGCAGGCGATTGGACTGCGGTGATGAGGCCCGTTGTTTGAATGCGTTGATCCAACGACGAGCCTCTTCGCCAAACTCGTCTTCGACAAACCATTTTGCCTTGTCGATCCGATGTCCGTTGTAGTCGATGAGTTCACCATCATGACCATGATAAATTTGGTCCAAAATCCAATCCACCGTGTCGTCGCCGGACAGATTGAGATCGACATAGAAATGCGCAAGCTCGGCAAGCCATTCGGGGTTCTTGATGAATCGCTTGCTAGGAGAGCGGATAGTCTCCCGGCAAACAGGCGTTCGAGTGGTTGGCGTTGTGAGATAGAAATTTTGGTTCCCTTTCATGGGGTGCTCCACAGAATGTGGAGAGCTCTCCGGGTTGAGGCCTATGGACTGTCTAGACCTCGAAAACCTGCCCGATCACAGGCATGGAGCGAGAGGGTAGAAAGGGGGTAATCTCTATAACACTCTGAAAATTTTACTTATTTTCCTGAATCGATGAGATCGAGCGCCTGAATTTCGAGAGCAACGATCTCGGCATCGTCCGTGTTTCCAACGGCGCGAAGTTGCTCCAAGTGGAACTCCAGCGCCTTCCGCAGAACCCGTTCAGCCTTTGGAACACCTTCAAGTCTCAACTCTCGAAGTCTTTGCACCGTGGGTCCAGAGACCGAGACCGATTTGTCGTTCTGGCCATGTTCGGCAAAAGACACCGATAGGACCATCAGGGCGTTTATGTATGTAAACTGCAAGTCCGGGTGCTCATTGGCGACTTCTAGGACAGCCACTGCTTCCAACGCAGCATCTACCGCCTTTGCAGCTTGGGAGAGTTCACCCCAGCAGTGTGAGATGAGCAACCAGCTCTCAGCAAGTTCTGCCGTTGTTTCAGGCTTTGCCTGCCAATCAGTAGACTTGTAGAGACGCACGGCTTCGCAACCGGACTTATAGGCGTCTTGCAGACCGCCAAGTTCAAAGCACGCTTCACCGAACAACACATGCGCCTTTGCAAGCGACAGCTTGTGAAGCTCCGGCTGCGCTCTATCCAATGCTTCGAAGATGAGCAGTGCCTCGTGGGCCGCACTTTTCGAGAGCTCAAAATCTTTCGCGCTTCTGGCCAGTGTTGAGAGGTTGACGAGCGCGTCACTAAAATCTCTGCCATGTCCGTGCGGATCATCCGCATAGAGCTTCCGGCGCATGGACACAGTTCTTTGTATGTTCGACAGCGCCTCTTGCGTCTCGCCGCTCAAAGCCTGCGCTTTGCCCAAATTATGCAGTGCACGTGCGAGGTCAGACTTAACCATTGCCACGCTCCTTTTTCTGTATCTCTTCAAGAATGGCGACCGCTTCGGCGGCCAATTGAGTAGCTTCTTCAGATTGCCCCTCTGCCATCTTGAGATCAGCAGCGTTCGTCAAGGAAATCGCGAGCCCACGACGCTCCTCGTCCGGCGCGTTCTTAGCGATACGCCGTCGCAACTTCAGGGCTTGTCGGCTAATCTCGGCTGCTTTCTCAGTCTGACCGACCATACCCAAGCAATTCGCATAGTTGCCAAGGGAAATAGCCAACGCGCGTTTGTCTGCGTTGTCTGACCAAGGCCAAAAAGCTGCTCTGCGTCTTAATATTATGCAACGCTGGTGAGCATTGAGAGCTTCTTCATTTCGTCCAATACTCTGAAGGTTGTTTGCAAGACTGTGCAGCAAGCTCGCTTTCTCTTTTGAGGTTTCGGCGTGCTCGATAATCGAAGAGATCAGCTTGATGGCAAATGGAGCAGAAAGGCTTGTGTGCTCGCGGTAAGCGGCACCCTGAAAAGCTTTCGTGCCCCCATGCTCAGCGTCGAGCATCTTCAGCATCAACTGGTCTAAGGCCCGACGATAACGCTCACCGTGAATTGAAACATCGAACAACAATCGGCCCACAACAGCGCCGACATCCGCACCATGCGGGGTCATGACGAAAACCAACCATTCGGGCAAACGAGATATTTTTGCGTTCAAGAGGGTGAGCGCCAGAAACGCGACCGCAATACGATCGGGAGAGAGCTTCTCAAGAACGCCGTCCTGCGCATTGTTCTCGGCAACCCACCACGGTGTTTTGGCCAGAGCATCAATGAGCGCCTGACCGTGAAGGTCGAGAGGCAGTCCATTGTCGCGGAGTGTCTCAATAGCTGACTGACTCAGACCCTCTTGTGAGACTGTGGCCAAAGCCAGAAGCCGTTCAAGGCCGTAATCTCCTAGACCGACGCTCTTTGAGTACGCACGAACCCGATCAATCTCGATTTGCGCTAGCGCTTCCAAAACCGCAGCACCGTTCAGGCCGAAGGCGTCATCTGGAACCAAAAACGCGTGGACAGCGGCAGCAGTCGCAAACAGCGGCAGACAATGCTGCTCATCCATTTCCAGCCAATCTCGCACATGATCTGGCAGTTGCCGTTCGGAATTGGTCATGCCGACGAGCTTGCTGAACGCTTGGCTCACGAGAGCATGAGCGTCTTCGGTGCCCAGCGCGCTCGTTGCGTTTGCGGGCTGAACCGAAAAACGGTGTCCCAACGCAGTTGATGCATGTCTCCAATGCGCTTCATCCAAACGAGAAAGCAGCAATATGCGGACACTAACATGGGCCTCTGATCTGTCGCGCAGGCCATCAACTAAGGCCTGCACAAACCCCATGCGTTCTTCAGGGTCGTCGATGACAAGCAGCACGCCGTCCATTGGCGTGAAGAACGCCGTGACCCCATCGCTGTCTTTACCCAAAAATCCGGCGTTCCACTTTTGGCCTTTCGCGCTCAACCGAGAGACCAGCTTAGAGGCAAGACGCGTCTTTCCAGAACCGCCAACCCCGCTGAGGAGCCGGATCGAAAGCTCTCCCGGTGAATCTTCAGCCCACTTAACCAGAGCGTCCACATCCGCATGGCGCCCCACCAGTTTGGTCAGCCTGTACCGCCAAGACAGCGCCTTTGCAGGGCTGGGTTGCCCAGCATCGAGAATAGAGCCCAGTGGTTCAGAGAGTTCCGGTAGGCTTGCCGCCTCTGCATCACAGCTGAACAGCAAAGGACCAATGTTGAAATCCCGCTCGTCTCGGATCAGCGGGGTGTATTCGTCACGCGTAAGGTTGAAACGCACATGGAGTGGTTGCCCAAAAACGGCTTGGTCAATTTGTGCAGCAAAGGGTACTCGAGCCTCGTCGAGGTGAAACCAATAATAGATCGCGGTGGTGAAGTCCCAATCGCCTTTACCATTACCTTTTGGAAGCTGCTCGTATCTATTGAGAGAGTTTCCGACCGGGTCTCTTTCGCTTTCTCTCTGCGTCTTCGTTTTTGGTCTTAGACCGGTTTCGGCGGCTACCATTGAGAAAACATGGTGAACCTGTTCGGCCGTCCCTTCGATCTCTGAGCCGTCGGGATGTCTAAAAGTGTTGCGATTCTTGTAGTTTTGAACCTGCTTATAGATCGCCTTGAAAAGAGTGAGACGGTTTTCAGTTTCGTGCTGACTAATGTTTTTGTCGATATGCTCTATGAGCGAAGCAAAATCTTGATACCCCAAACGAAGCAATTAGAACCCCATAAGCAGCGATAGGCAGGCTGTTTGAACGATAGCTTATTTATTCTGGCGGTGTAATGCCCAACTCTTCATAGGTATCCAAGTCCGGGCTTCCGTTTCTGTAGTACTCGACATGATAGACCTCTCCGGTCTCTGCATCACGGTGGATTACGGCAGGCCCGTTCTCCCGGTGAAGATGGTCCTCGAACCAATATTCTTCCTCCACCACAACGCCTGTTTGCGGGTCCATCACTAACCAGGCCGGTCGATCCCCATCGCGGTGCATTCGCTCATTTGCATCCCAAATCTGCAGCGTTGCGGTGCCAGACTTTGCGTTACGTGCAATGGTCGAAGGGGCCTCTGGGTCGCCATTGGCTCCGTTTTTCCATTTTTCATAAGTTACAATGCCGGATTGCGAGTCGATCGACATTGAAGATAGGCCGTCTTCCCGGCAACTGGTTGAGTCATCCTTGTAATACGTTAGCCCAATCAGCTCGCCGCTCTCTGCATTAAATTGTTGAACAGCCGGGCCGCCGACTCGATGCAGTTGTCCACCCTCATTGAACCATCGTTCGGCAATGACGTTCCCGGTTTTTGAATCGCGCTCGATCTCGACTTGATATTTCTCTTTATTCGTAAATTCCATATACGAATAACATAGTAAAACATGATTAATATTTTGTTAAATCGATGTTTAAATGAAATTTGTATTTCATAATACATTTCTGTAAAATAGTATAAGTCAAATATATGAGGGTGTATGCGCAGCTATTTAGCTGATTTTAATGACAGATCACGCGATCTTTCTGGCGAACGTCAGGCGATTGAGCTTGATGGTCTAAACGCTGCGCGATCCGGTTTCGACAATGGCAGGAATGCAAGCCAACTTGCTGCTCTCGGCTCCGATGCGCTTCCAATCAACAAGCGCGGCAAGGATGCGGGCAGTGATGCGCTGGACATCATTCTCACGACGATCTCCTACGATGAACTACTTTCTCGCACCTATGGACGTTTGGGAGAAGCAGAGACCGCTGTCGACGTATTGATCACACTGGCGACCGAGCGCTTTGAAGCCGAACAAGCCAGACTGGACGATCTCGAAGCGCAGGCGGCGCAATTGCCGGACGGCACATTGGTTGCTCGCTCAGAAGAGGGGCATATTGTTGCTATCGAAAGCGGCCGACGCCTCACCGATGAAGAGGCCGCCACAATTATCTGGCGCGGCGATGAACCTGACCTTGAAACGATCCGAGCGCAGCAAGAGCGAACCGTTGCCGCTCGTGATGTATTGGATCGCGCACGCAGCAATGAAATCCGGTTAGGCGATATCCGCGAAGAGCTCTCCGAGCAGCCGAGCCGCGAGCGCTTGCACGAGTTGGAAGACGAGATTGAGGGTATCGTGCAGGATACGAGGTCCGATCTTCAACTCATATCTGGCCCGCCAAGTGCCGCGCCTACCGTGTCAGATCAACGCGATCTTTCCAGCCAAGCTATGCCGGAAATGTAGTCAGTTCGGCCTCGGCAATTGCCCGCAAGCTTTCTCGACATAAGCAAGGATGACGCTTTCCGGTGTGAACTGCCGAAAATCGTCCATGATGTTTCTGATTTCTTGTTTGCGCGCATCAGGCTGGCTTCCATACCAATCATTGATGCAGCGCGCGGTGTTTGGCGAAACCTGCGTTGCCACAACCGCGATCATCACGACTCCATTTGCGATGAAGGCATCCTGCGCACTTTCCTCCCACCCCATAAACGTTGCCATCTCCGGAGAGATTTCGGGCTGGCTTTGTGCATACCCTTGTGTGGCGGAAAGGGCGATTAGGCTTGATAGTGCAAGTGCTTTTGCGTGTAACATAAGCGATTGATTTTGTTACAAGAAAGGCAAAGCGCTATGAATCTATCAAAACAGGCATATTGTGACTCATTTCCGCCCTTTTGGCGGATTTGGGTGAAGTTCGAACGCCCAAAACCCATGTCATCAAAAAGGATCGATATCGGGACATCTGAAATCGCAAATTTCAGAGGCCGCCGATGTTGACGAAACACTTGAAAGACCGGACAGGGCGTATCTATGGCTATGCGCGGGTGTCTACTAAAGACCAGCGCTTGCGGGCGCAGCGAGACGCACTCAAAGCCGCTAAAGTAGACCGCATCTTTGAAGACAAAGTGAGCGGGGCGAAATCCAGCCGCAAGGGTCTTGATGACCTCATGTCCCATCTAAAGCCCGGGGATTGCCTGATCACGTGGCGGCTCGATCGCCTTGGACGATCAACTCAGCATTTATCTGAGCTGCTAGTATACTTCCGGACACATGATATCGGGTTCGTATCGCTGTCGGAAGGGATCGACACGACCACGCCGGGCGGCAAGCTGATCTATCATGTCTTCGCCGCGTTTGCTG
Protein-coding regions in this window:
- a CDS encoding type IV secretory system conjugative DNA transfer family protein; this translates as MGAFNEEHRFGSSRWANRHQIRRARLFERKGLPIGYFDGHPIFLDGDAPMITIGGAGSGKFRDLLGYVVCNSPGENMIVLDPRGEANAVSRGIHGPNGDYAYSFNPMGIASLPCHACNPLDVLDPSLPYFHSDCKAVAESLIPLSGSSNGQYFEIAARVWLAAILKHGIEHHGAMSLPALYRIINVIESDGQAWAAILETMLASQFMEVRRVAGEMLAKQQDAPKEFGSIMGEIYTHLSFLDDPKLADALSRSDIDLRRFAETSPLHGIKLFVNCPAEFLSLWSPAIRLIFTVAMQTKSRAPSAPRLTLICDEAAQLGRFEALLKAFTYGRGAGVRAWAIFQDIGQIIRNFGQAALPGFLGSAQMRQFFGARDYETALPISNMVGNETLTFDDQLAQQQAQRVKRDQLQSVLLGGSDLFELAHHITHAERAANHRSKQSRRLISADEVLRLPEDHQVLFVSGKNLMPILAQKYPYFTRREMAGRYLNNPYHPPADKVRVQGRFGARWVSIVTEDAPRILRDFPQHADGTWSYVKGYKPKL
- a CDS encoding recombinase family protein, with product MLTKHLKDRTGRIYGYARVSTKDQRLRAQRDALKAAKVDRIFEDKVSGAKSSRKGLDDLMSHLKPGDCLITWRLDRLGRSTQHLSELLVYFRTHDIGFVSLSEGIDTTTPGGKLIYHVFAAFAEFQRDIIIENTMCGLDSARKAGKPLGRPRVLAAHQIIEARQMIESGKHSKAQIADYLGVSRMTLYRAVA